In Amphiura filiformis chromosome 2, Afil_fr2py, whole genome shotgun sequence, one DNA window encodes the following:
- the LOC140145843 gene encoding SOSS complex subunit C-like codes for MSGPGSGQEQQNRKILEDLQQQKKRLRMMHSQPNSAIGGQVRATKDSSEVRHLQAQQKQALEHAHTNSFAYFTTQDSSFGNLILPVLPRLPPE; via the exons ATGTCGGGACCAGGGAGTGGACAAG AACAACAAAATCGCAAGATTTTAGAGGATTTGCAGCAACAGAAGAAGAGATTGCGAATGATGCATTCCCAACCAAACAGTGCCATCGGTGGACAAGTCAGAGCTACTAAAGAT tcATCAGAAGTCAGACATCTACAAGCACAACAGAAGCAAGCATTAGAG caTGCCCATAccaactcatttgcatatttcACAACACAAGACTCTTCATTTGGGAACCTGATATTACCAGTTTTACCTAGATTACCACCAGAATGA